A genomic region of Equus caballus isolate H_3958 breed thoroughbred chromosome 1, TB-T2T, whole genome shotgun sequence contains the following coding sequences:
- the KNL1 gene encoding outer kinetochore KNL1 complex subunit KNL1 isoform X1 has product MDGTSSEANEENDNTERPVRRRHSSILKPPRSPLQDLRNGNEIVQESNALRNKKSSRRVSFADTIKVFQTESYKKIVRKSEIEETEAGENALFIRNKNPEDNCCEITGMDTLLCAPIQIQRQQREISITEHNDEKKHANDQTVIFSDENQMDLTASHTVMITKGLLDCTKSETSTKIDTTSFLANLKLHTEDSSMKKELNFSMDQNTSSEKKINFNDFIKRLKEGKCKASSTGPDKENSEISVHAKESNRASSIHQMHVSVNTDENSSNMTRIFREQDDGMNFTQCHTANIQTLVPTSSEVSLREFKGDDITVYGNDFMDLTVNHTIQILPSDNLSEIENQTQNVVTDVTTGYGTIAAGKTTVFENKLNVPFQYPSLNPKGEVHVTRSHITGTETHTVTQPSNQDARTLTMIEESVCSSPAIQDNKTFFYSSCNNAMDLTKCLSSMREEKNLLKHDSNYSKMYPNPDAITPLIEKTTYSGEDSMDITKSHTVAIDNQIFKQDQTNVQIAAAPIPEKEMMFQNHITVSEVQEMNVNCSSVPHVSKERLQQSLTNPLSISLTDKKTEIFTGEDMDLTKSHTTNLESQVCLASYNLASENTSKSHSQSKSPLDEWEEMTKSHIEPSQQPNVISKNILTDTWGKEKDQVLKVSPYLDKDSPQSADINQDIAMRHNIVYSSGDLKKQVMLANDRNTVSCEQSLFPATKPLFLSEGQSAMKNHNTAVNSHTVKSIPGRNSKLPEPLRKSLGNPTTECSRDKIIICSEEEQNMDLIKSHTIAIGFGPSEVQELGKTNLENTNSQIATVNRQVAVKVEKCNKSPIEKTEGVFISNNIMDVLEDKSVQKPGFLNEKQDVKICERKSIGRLKIDKTIVFSEGDENDMDITKSHTEEINHRPLLDGHDSHLVPLAGTSKTVLYTCGQDDVEVTRSHTTAIEYKTVSPGEIATKTMDKTVMFVDNHGELEMTKSHTALIDYHAKEKTVLPDRPNFELSKRKSLEEPKVTSIPAEENVFLPKNGESDHSAAKVSQLTLLGEWSNSGPTEKAVAFIADDNMEVSKSTIGKNDKDVQKPGFLNEPLSGKSQRRKSLRLKNDKTVVFSKNDTNDMDITQSCTVEINNQSALEDREDSRLVPFAGTSKTVLYTCGQDDMEITRSHTSALECKIVSADQITTRPVDKTVMFVGNHNDLEVTKSHTVFIDCQATEKILQECPKFGITKGKILGVSFPKDGSTFQEITKKQTLAVEDKNVLHTEQKHHMIPFVPTNTLSGCQGEIEMKFHSTAVDEEVMGKVVHQAYALEKAKIESCHLNSTDRRNVDFTNSHASAICGPSDNYSCLPNVISCFDNVEGNVMSLCDKDEKANNCPVQNDLTYANDLAGEYHLKSEGLAVSAPCSLLEKEKVIQANTKGQLDCVIKVLKDQDLIKEPQNLLANQTLVYGQDLGEMTKLNSKRVSFKLPKDQMEAFVDKAEYSLKKTFVNDVCVASQPHLSTQLPLLPQQGQGLINKDATILSKAGNKNLNIVIGNSSVLTCENESKMLNNEKQFTIACKKELKEKIQTAKCNTAIDFHSNSDLTKQVIQTHANPREASDPVIASTAASFSSVKPNLNNLNGKTEEFLDFQTVHIPPSPEKLLELVNKAHNDMSIVQATEIHNNNIVSSSVKDDRDEENKSSHNRTETNSVPLMTGVKDRVRRCSLGIFLPRLPNKRNCSVTGIDDLEQIPADTTDLNHLESQPVSIKDSSIGFVAAKLNLSPSQYINEENLPIYPGEINSSDSISIETEEKALIETYQKEISPSENKMEETCNSQKRTWVQEEDDDIPNEKKIRKSEIRVSDTAQDQEVLDHHAEGEIDKNATSVLIKSLSRTPSSCSSSLDSIKADGTSLDFSTHRSSQMESQFLRDTICEESLKEKLKDGRITIKEFFILLQVHILIQKPRQSNLPAKYTINTPPTPEDLMLSQYVYRPKIQIYREDCEVLRQKIEELKLSASNQDKLLTCVNKNLWEKMRHCSDEELKAFGIYLNKMKSHFTKMTKVFTHQGKVALYSKLVQSAQNEREKLHMRIDEMDNILKKIDNCLTAVEIETKNLEDEEKDNPVEEWDSEMRAAEKELEQLKTEEEVLQRNLLELEVQKEQTLAQIDFVQKQTNRTEELLDQLSLSEWDVIEWSDDQAVFTFLYDTIELTITFGEPVVGLSFLGNAHRKIVDLNFQSLLDEDKAPPSSLLVHKLIFQYIEEQESWKKKCTTQHQVPKMLQEISLVVSHCRLLGEEIEFLKRWGPNYNLMNIDVNNTELRLLFSSSAAFSKFEITLSLSALYPSVPLTFSIQNHIGNIGQNEITTILSKVPLEDNYLKNVVKQVYRDLLQDCHFSH; this is encoded by the exons ATGGATGGGACGTCTTCAGAGGCTAATGAAGAAAA tgACAATACAGAAAGACCTGTTAGAAGACGACACTCCTCA ATTTTGAAACCCCCAAGGAGTCCTCTTCAGGACCTCAGAAATGGGAATGAAATAGTTCAG GAATCCAATGCTTTGAGAAATAAGAAAAGCTCTCGTCGAGTCAGCTTTGCAGATACTATAAA AGTATTCCAGACAGAGTCATATAAGAAAATAGTAAGAAAGTCAGAAATTGAAG aaacagaAGCAGGAGAAAATGCTCTGTTTATACG gaataAGAATCCGGAAGATAACTGCTGTGAGATTACTG GGATGGACACATTGCTTTGTGCTCCCATTCAGATCCAGAGGCAACAGAGAGAG aTTTCAATAACAGAACACAACGATGAAAAGAAACATGCAAATGACCAGACAGTCATCTTTTCAGATGAAAACCAGATGGATCTGACAGCAAGTCACACCGTGATGATTACCAAAGGCCTTTTAGATTGTACCAAAAGTGAAACATCCACCAAAATAGATACCACATCATTTCTGGCTAACCTGAAGCTCCACACTGAGGATTCAAGtatgaagaaagaattaaatttttcCATGGATCAAAACActtcttcagaaaagaaaataaatttcaatgactttataaaaagattgaaagaaggaaaatgtaagGCTTCTTCTACGGGACCTGATAAAGAAAATTCTGAGATATCTGTTCATGCCAAAGAATCAAATAGGGCCTCTTCTATACATCAAATGCATGTATCTGTTAATACAGATGAAAATAGCAGTAATATGACTAGAATCTTTAGAGAACAAGATGATGGGATGAATTTCACCCAGTGTCATACAGCCAATATTCAGACTCTGGTTCCTACATCCAGTGAGGTCAGCTTAAGGGAATTTAAAGGTGATGATATTACAGTTTATGGCAATGATTTTATGGACTTGACAGTTAACCACACTATACAGATTTTACCCTCAGATAATTTATCTGAAATAGAAAATCAAACTCAGAATGTCGTGACAGATGTTACAACAGGATATGGAACTATAGCTGCAGGAAAGACGACAGTCTTTGAGAATAAACTGAATGTTCCTTTTCAATACCCTTCCTTAAACCCTAAAGGTGAAGTACATGTTACCAGAAGTCATATTACAGGGACAGAAACTCACACAGTCACACAGCCTTCTAACCAAGATGCCAGAACATTGACCATGATCGAAGAATCTGTATGTTCCAGTCCAGCTATTCAAGATAATAAGACATTTTTCTATTCTAGTTGTAATAATGCTATGGACCTCACCAAGTGTCTCTCAAgtatgagagaggagaaaaatttgCTAAAGCATGACAgtaattattctaaaatgtatccCAATCCAGATGCCATCACTCCTCTCATAGAGAAAACTACTTATTCAGGAGAGGATAGCATGGACATTACCAAGAGTCACACGGTTGCAATAGATAATCAAATTTTTAAGCAAGATCAGACAAATGTACAGATAGCAGCTGCACcaatacctgaaaaagaaatgatgttcCAAAATCACATAACTGTGTCAGAAGTTCAGGAAATGAATGTAAATTGTAGCTCAGTTCCTCATGTATCTAAGGAAAGATTACAGCAAAGCCTGACAAATCCTTTATCTATTTCATTGACTGacaaaaagactgaaatcttcACAGGTGAAGATATGGATTTGACTAAAAGTCACACAACTAATTTAGAAAGTCAAGTCTGTCTTGCATCTTATAATCTAGCATCTGAGAATACCAGTAAATCTCACTCTCAGAGCAAAAGCCCTTTAGATGAATGGGAAGAAATGACCAAAAGTCATATTGAACCATCCCAACAACCAAACGTAATATCTAAAAACATCCTAACTGACACCTGGGGCAAAGAAAAAGATCAAGTTTTGAAGGTTTCACCCTATCTTGATAAAGATTCTCCTCAGTCAGCTGATATTAACCAGGACATAGCAATGAGACATAATATAGTATACTCTAGTGGAGACCTTAAGAAACAAGTAATGCTAGCAAATGATAGAAATACAGTTTCATGTGAGCAATCTTTGTTTCCTGCCACAAAGCCATTATTTTTATCAGAAGGACAATCTGCCATGAAAAATCATAATACTGCTGTTAACAGTCATACAGTGAAATCTATACCAGGCCGGAATTCTAAACTGCCTGAGCCACTGAGGAAAAGTTTAGGCAATCCTACCACTGAATGTTCCCGTGACAAGATAATTATTTGTTCAGAGGAGGAGCAAAATATGGATCTAATCAAAAGTCACACTATTGCCATTGGATTTGGTCCTTCTGAAGTACAAGAACTTGGTAAGACCAATTTAGAAAACACTAACAGCCAGATAGCAACAGTAAACAGACAGGTAGCTGTAAAAGttgaaaaatgtaataaaagtcCTATAGAGAAAACTGAAGGAGTATTTATCTCTAATAATATCATGGATGTGTTAGAGGACAAAAGTGTCCAGAAACCTGGATTTTTGAATGAAAAGCAAGATGTTAAAATTTGTGAAAGGAAAAGTATTGGCAGACTAAAAATTGATAAGACTATTGTATTTTCAGAGGGTGATGAGAACGATATGGATATCACCAAAAGTCATACAGAGGAAATAAATCATAGACCTTTATTAGATGGCCATGATTCCCATTTGGTGCCTTTGGCAGGAACTTCTAAAACTGTTTTGTATACATGTGGGCAGGATGATGTGGAGGTCACTAGAAGTCACACAACTGCCATAGAATATAAAACAGTCTCACCAGGTGAAATAGCTACTAAGACTATGGACAAAACTGTAATGTTTGTAGATAATCATGGTGAACTAGAAATGACAAAGTCCCATACTGCTCTCATTGACTACCATgcaaaggagaaaactgtacTTCCAGACAGACCTAACTTTGAACTATCCAAAAGGAAAAGCCTTGAAGAACCAAAAGTGACATCTATTCCTGCTGAGGAGAATGTTTTCCTTCCAAAGAATGGTGAAAGTGACCATTCAGCAGCAAAAGTCAGCCAGCTAACACTACTGGGAGAATGGTCTAATAGTGGTCCCACAGAGAAAGCTGTAGCATTTATAGCTGATGATAACATGGAAGTGTCTAAATCAACCATTGGGAAAAATGACAAAGATGTACAAAAGCCTGGATTTCTGAATGAACCTCTATCAGGCAaaagtcagagaaggaaaagCCTTAGACTCAAAAATGACAAGACCGTTGTTTTTTCAAAGAATGATACAAATGATATGGATATCACCCAGAGTTGTACAGTGGAAATAAATAACCAAAGTGCCCTGGAAGACAGAGAAGACTCCCGTTTGGTGCCTTTCGCAGGAACTTCTAAAACTGTTTTGTATACCTGTGGGCAGGATGACATGGAGATCACCAGAAGTCACACAAGTGCCTTAGAATGTAAAATTGTCTCAGCAGATCAAATAACCACTAGGCCTGTAGACAAAACTGTAATGTTTGTAGGTAATCACAATGATCTGGAAGTCACCAAGTCCCATACTGTTTTCATTGATTGTCAAGCCACGGAGAAAATACTTCAGGAGTGCCCTAAATTTggaataacaaaaggaaaaatcttgggtgtttcttttcctaaggatGGTAGCACTTTTCAAGAAATCACTAAAAAACAAACACTGGCTGTAGAAGACAAAAATGTTCTTCACACTGAGCAAAAACATCATATGATTCCCTTTGTTCCTACTAATACGTTGTCTGGGTGTCAAGGTGAGATAGAAATGAAATTCCATAGTACTGCTGTCGATGAAGAGGTCATGGGGAAAGTTGTACACCAGGCCTATGCGTTGGAAAAAGCCAAAATTGAAAGCTGTCACTTAAATAGTACAGATAGAAGAAACGTGGATTTTACAAACAGTCATGCATCTGCTATTTGTGGACCCAGTGATAATTATTCCTGTTTACCAAATGTCATTTCCTGTTTTGATAATGTAGAGGGGAATGTCATGTCCCTATGTGATAAAGATGAGAAAGCCAATAATTGCCCAGTACAAAATGATCTTACTTATGCAAACGATTTAGCCGGTGAATATCACTTGAAATCTGAGGGACTGGCTGTCTCTGCTCCTTGTTCTTtgctagagaaagaaaaagttattcaAGCCAATACCAAAGGACAGTTAGACTGTGTCATAAAAGTGCTGAAAGACCAAGATCTGATTAAGGAGCCCCAAAATCTGTTAGCTAATCAGACTTTAGTATATGGTCAAGATCTGGGAGAGATGACTAAACTTAATTCAAAGCGAGTATCTTTTAAGCTTCCAAAGGATCAAATGGAGGCCTTTGTTGACAAGGCAGAATACAGTTTAAAGAAGACCTTTGTTAATGATGTTTGTGTTGCTTCTCAGCCTCATCTCTCCACCCAGCTACCTCTGTTACCTCAACAAGGACAGGGTCTTATCAATAAAGATGCAACAATATTGTCTAAAGCTGgaaataagaatttaaatattGTTATAGGAAATTCCTCTGTACTCACATGTGAAAATGAGTCCAAAATGCTCAATAATGAGAAACAATTTACTATAGCCTGTAAAAAAGAACTGAAGGAGAAGATTCAAACAGCTAAATGTAACACAGCTATAGATTTCCACAGTAACTCAGACTTGACTAAGCAAGTCATTCAAACTCATGCCAATCCTAGAGAAGCATCAGATCCTGTAATTGCATCTACTGCTGCAAGTTTTAGTAGTGTCAAACCAAATCTGAATAATTTGAATGGAAAAACTGAAGAATTTTTAGATTTCCAAACTGTTCATATACCACCTTCTCCAGAAAAATTACTTGAATTAGTAAATAAGGCACACAATGATATGAGTATAGTGCAAGCCACAGAAATACATAACAATAACATAGTGTCCAGCAGTGTTAAAGATgatagagatgaagaaaataaaagttctcATAATAGAACTGAAACCAATTCTGTACCATTAATGACAGGTGTAAAAGATAGAGTGAGGAGGTGTTCTTTGGGAATATTTTTGCCCAGATTGCCAAACAAGAGAAATTGTAGTGTCACTGGTATTGATGACCTGGAGCAGATTCCAGCAGACACAACTGATTTAAATCACTTAGAATCTCAGCCGGTCTCCATTAAGGATTCAAGCATTGGATTTGTTGCAGCTAAACTGAACTTAAGTCCATCTCAatatataaatgaggaaaatcttCCTATATATCCTGGTGAGATTAATTCCTCAGACTCTATTAGTATAGAAACTGAGGAGAAGGCCTTGATTGAGACATACCAAAAAGAGATTTCaccatctgaaaataaaatggaagaaaccTGCAATAGCCAAAAAAGAACCTGGGTACAAGAAGAAGATGATGATATTccgaatgagaaaaaaatcagaaaaagtgaGATTAGGGTTAGTGATACTGCACAAGATCAGGAG GTTTTGGATCACCATGCTGAAGGGGAAATAGATAAAAATGCTACCAGTGTATTGATAAAAAGCCTGAGCAGGACCCCATCTAGTTGCAGCAGTTCTCTGGATTCAATCAAAGCTGATGGGACTTCTTTGGACTTCAGCA CACACCGCAGTAGTCAAATGGAATCACAGTTTCTCAGAGACACTATTTGTGAAGAGAGCTTGAAGGAG aAACTCAAAGATGGGAGAATAACAATAAAGGAGTTCTTTATACTTCTTCAGGTTCACATTTTGATACAGAAACCCCGACAGAGCAATCTCCCAGCCAAA tataCTATAAACACACCACCTACTCCAGAAGATCTGATGTTAAGTCAGTATGTTTACCGACCCAAGATACAGATTTATAGAGAAGATTGTGAGGTTCTTCGCCAAAAGATTGAAGA atTAAAGCTTTCTGCATCAAACCAAGATAAACTGTTGACTTGTGTAAATAAGAATCTGTGGGAAAAAATGAGACACTGCTCTGATGAGGAG CTGAAGGCCTTTGGAATTTAcctaaacaaaatgaaatcacaTTTTACCAAGATGACTAAAGTCTTCACTCACCAAGGAAAAGTGGCTCTGTACAGCAAGCTGGTGCAGTCAGCTCAG AATGAGAGGGAGAAACTTCACATGAGGATAGATGAGATGGACAACATACTTAAGAAGATTGATAACTGTCTCACTGCGGTGGAAATAG AAACTAAGAATTtggaagatgaagagaaagacaATCCTGTGGAAGAATGGGATTCTGAAATGAGAGCTGCAGAGAAAG aaCTGGAACAGCTGAAAACTGAAGAAGAAGTGCTTCAAAG AAATCTCTTAGAACTGGAGGTACAGAAAGAGCAGACCCTAGCTCAAATAGACTTtgtgcaaaaacaaacaaatagaactGAAGAGCTACTGGATCAGTTGAG CTTGTCTGAGTGGGATGTCATTGAGTGGAGTGATGATCAAGCTGTATTCACCTTTCTTTATGACACAATAGAACTCACCATCACATTTGGAGAGCCAGTAG TTGGTCTCTCTTTCCTGGGCAATGCTCATAGGAAGATTGTTGACCTGAATTTTCAATCTTTATTAGATG